The segment GTTTCAAAAGAAAGAGACCTCTTCTGTAACAGTCCAAAgatatgcctatacatacatcCATGCTTAGTACTGATGTAAGATTCCCTCTGGAAAAAGGCCAGGTCCTGGCAGTGCATATAGGCACATGCCAGTTTTCTCAGGAGGCTGAGGTATGCCCATGACAATTTTAGCCTCCTGTAGAGCAGATGGCTTACTGTACCATCCTGTTAAAAACTGGAGAAGCTATGCTGCTTTCAGCATACATGCATCTGAACTCTGGATTCTGCCAAGGAGTGTTCTTGCTTTGGAGGATTcacactgctgcagcagaaTCTGAACTGcattttggatttatttatattatccatatttgacaaaaaaaaaaaaaaaaaaaaaaaaaacaattcatgAATCTCATGtgaataaagacatttttcttagtACATGGTGTGAGTAGTTGCACTTACAGGCTTAGCTATTTCTGTTTATATAGGAGAAACAGGAGGATCTAGGTCTCTGGCAAGAGAAATTTGGCAGTTTCTTGGATTTCAAAGCTCATGGTAAGTCTCAATTTAGTTCTGAAAATGTCTTTACTGCTTTGTACATGTATTGACCTTTATTCATTCATATTTCTGTTTAGCTGCTTAATGTTTATCGATGTCTCACTCAAACCTTTTAACTTGCCTGTAAGGTGTCAGTGGGTAACAAATCTGACAGAAGCACTGGAAATAATCATTAGATTTCTGTTCATCTGTGACGCATTTCATCAGCTAACTGCCATTTCCAAATGTAACACTAATCTGCATTGGCTGACTACTATGTAATAcactatttctttttgttgttttctgctttgtatATATTAACATTGATTTCACATGTTTATTCTGATGACATATCAGAAATCATGGTATCTAAGCAATAATTGTTGCAGAGAAACTTCTGAAGTGGGGGACTACAAAGGAAAGTACTGAGCAGTCTTAAGGGACACTAAGAAGGGGATAGATACCTGGAAGTCAGAAGCTCAAATACAGTTTAAATTATGAATTACAAAAACTCATGACCCTTTGCTGCCTGTCCAGTTGCATTCTGCATTAACTAATTCTGTTAGCTTTGTCTGTTACTTCTATCATGCAGCCTTCTGTGGCAActggcactgctcagcagctgcagtaTGCAGAGGGAAGTCTAAAAGAGCTTCCTTGTGGTGATAGAGGTTTCTGCTCTTCACCATTGagacacacaggaaaaaaagcaggaagcttTTGCCCTCGTTATTCATGCTGCATCTGACATATTAGGCCAGCATCATGattttgctgcttctctgtATTGAGGGAGTAAAGTCCCTGCGGTAAGATTCTGATACTGAAGCCACTGCCTGTAGCTGAAAAGTGTAGAAAACAAGCAATTCTGACTCTGATGTTCACTCTGCTGTACCACTGTGCTGCAAAGATTGGCTTGTAGTTGCTAGGATAGAAATAGGAGATCATTTTAAGCAGTTTTACTACATAGTAAAGGAACTATtacgtgcttttttttttcctttttttctttctttttttttcgtTTTATCTTAAGCAGatcaaaactggaagaaatacaataaaatctGTTGAAAATGTTACCTCTGCAGTATATAACTAATGATGAAAGAAGTTGAAAACAAGTTTGAAAAAGCTAATtgttaaaatttgctttttaatttatttttttacaattaGGTTGTGATGCTTTCTTGGTTTCAGCTAAGCCCAAGAATGGAACTCTGTGCTATTCTCTTTTAATGTTATTACCTCAGGTCCAAGTTCTGTAGGTGTGGACTTCTCTTTACATGGATTTGACCATGTCTATGGAATACCACAACACGCAGAATCACTACTTCTCAAAAACACAAGGTAAAGCTGGCAGATTGCATTATTGCAGAGGAGAGCTATAATACCATGTAAATGATTTAATACAAACAGCAGCTtgaaatatgtatattatatcccatattttattttaatgatataGCAAACTGAGTCATAAACTGTCCATGCGGAGTGAGTTGTTCTGCTTTACATTCTGCAATTTCATGAATGGCCCCTTTTGTTCTCTATCAAATTTCTATGCTGTCTTTATTCAGAATTGCACAATTAGTCACATCTAAGCAGAATTCTTAAAAGAGCAACTTCATGGGGGACAGAAGaattcagaatttttatttcaggGCTTGGAATAAGTGAGCAGTATTCTCACTGACAGCCAAAATGTTGCTTGATTGAGATAGGTAGGACCAAAGCAAAGAAGCAGTATTATAGAAGGTCCACATTTCAGCCTGGAGGGTAAACAAAAGACCATAATACAGAGTGTTCAGTGAGTTCAGTGGAATGACAGTAGAGCTAAAATTGGCCTGGTTCAGGATGCTTACATCTAACaaatacatctttttctttgtccTAGTGATGGTGATGCCTACCGGCTTTATAATTTGGACATCTTCGGACACAAGATACATGAAAAAATAGGTATTTATGGTTCAGTGCCCCTTCTCTTAGCACACAAGCCTAACACAACTTCAGGGATTTTCTGGCTGAACTCTTCAGAAACACTGGTGGATATTAATACAAAGGCAGTAGCTGAGGTGAGAGTTGCCTATTTTCCTCGGAATTTAATATCAAAAGAAAACACTACAACTTGGGGCCAAAAGCAAGATGGCAACATCACTGGAGACAGATCACATCAACTCTTGAGCACAAATATGTGAATTATGCTAAAACTGAAATAGTGAAAAAATCTTGCTTTATTCCAACACTTGATTACATGATTAAAATTGATCCTTTTCTTTATTACTCATGAATTATTAGAAACTAGTCACAGAAAAGTTCTAATTACCTTGCCCCTCACCATTTTATGTGATCTTTAACTGTTGCTCTTTATTTCACATAACCAGTGTGCAAGGTAAAGGATTTGCTAAGAATATATaataaactgtgtttttctAATACCTGCGAGATATGTTTTAGTGGTAGAATTTCATGGGTCTCCATCTTTGATCCTTTAATGAACAAAAGTTTGATAGAGAAGAATTCAGCTCTACTTTGGTTTCCTTTAAAGCACAAACAGTCCGGATCTGCTGCAGATACTGCTAAGCAGAGGGCAGTGCCTCTAACTGATGTGCGCTGGATGTCAGAAAGTGGGATCATTGATGTTTTCCTGCTGATGGGACCAACTGCATTTGATATCTTCAAACAATTTGCACAACTGACAGGTACTAACTTAAATAATTGGAGTCAGTCGGTATGACAAATTTACCTGGGAGATTCCCCAAGGAATATTATGTACTCAAGAGAGGGTTAACTTTTCTGTAAagtcttcagaagaaattctgaaaAGCATTAACACTGTTAGCTTCATTCATATACTCTTCCTAGGCACTCAAGCCCTACCTCCCCTTTTTTCTCTGGGCTACCATCAGTGCCGCTGGAATTATGAAGATGAGCAAGATGTCAAGGCAGTAGATGCAGGTTTTGATGAACATGACATTCCATACGATGTGATATGGCTGGACATAGAACACACAGATGGGAAGAGGTATTTTACGTGGGACAAGAAGAAGTTCCAGAACCCCAAGAGGATGCAGGAActtctcaggaagaaaaaacgCAAGGTAAATAATATATCAGGAAGGAATGAAATACTAATTTTTAGTGTGAAGTTACCCAATCAGCCTTAACCGAAGTACTTGAGACACTAGAAACAGTGTAATTAACAAAGTAAATTAGATTGTGTTGCAGTCTGGTGATGCTTCTCAtgtgcaagctttttttttaatccacctCTTCATGCCATTATATTGTTTCATAGTTAGTTTAGTACCCTGAGCATCAGGCTGTTTGACCCCTTTGAAGCTCCATCTTAAAGAAGCAGCCCAGTGCTGTCGCTGATCAACAAAGGAGAAAATCCTTCTACGTAATGTGAGCTTTCACCACTATGCCAaccttccttcagctgtccttgcttcagtttttctttctaatgtaTATGTTTAACATCTGAAAGTTGTGAATTGCTTAATGCTTGATGTTTGCCAACAGGGGAACTGTTGAAATAGCATCAAGCTTTATAGTCTCTTAGTTGGAGCTATTAGTACCTTCTCAGCTTTAGGGCAAGGCAGTTAATGGCAGAAGAAGGTACCTGCAAAATACAATACTTGGATGTTAAAAACAGTAGgaatttctgttgttgttgtatgTCATACAAACTAAGATATATTTAAACGTCTTAAGGCAAATAAGTATGTTTTCCCATTCACAGAATATAGCCATGAATTAAACATTGTGTTTTCAGGGAGTGGGGTATTAGATTTCAATTGAAACATTTCAGGGGACTAAGTATGAATTCATGCCTTCCTTGTAAATTAGCTGTTACACATATGTGTAGTGCAGGATATACAAACATAGGTAAATGCTTTCTAAAATGAGTGACATAGCTACCTTCTTTACCTGAAATGAACTCTTTatctgctttgtatcaaaagtTAAATTTCCCTGTTTCACTAACTGGAGTTGATGCTAATGATgcactttattttcttatccTGGCAGCTTGTCGTCATTGTAGACCCCCACATTAAAGTGGATCCCATGTATGCCCTGTATTCACAAGGAAAAGACAAGGGATATTTTGTGAAAGACAGAAATGGACAAGATTTTGAGGGCATCTGTTGgccaggtaaaaaaaaaaaaaaaaaaaaaaaagttgttcgATCTGCATTTCAAgctgttaattttaaaaattttgcaGAATTGGGAGCCATTAAGGTAGAATTAATTTCtcacaatgctttttttttttttttttttttaattcataatttcaaatacttttgaTTAGTTTGTCTTTTGTACATTCATGTTTTAACTGCCTCGGCCATAAAACTTTGTTGTGTCTGTTGGCTCTACAAATAGTCCCAGTGCCTAGAGCTAGAAAAGTTTTGATCAGAACAACCATCCCCTCTTCTCAAACTTGttcttgttaaaataaatctaGTCTGGTCTGTTGCACTGAACACAGCTGTTGTAGGTTGGGTGAAAATTAAGTGAACCATGAAACTGAAGACTGATTCAATCACAATACAGTGATTTGACATGCTGTTTTTCATGAGGTTATCTCAGAGTGAGTTGGTAGAGGGTGTCCTTGTTCTTTCCAGACAGCCCACAAACATTGTGGAACATcaatgaatacagaaaaaatcgAGGGTATGTTACAACTTCTAGTAGCATGGCAGTTTTTAACTATTACCATTTTAAGTATTACCATTTTATTCTCCCTGTGCATATGTATGAACATATAACTGCAACAATTGGTCTTTCACTCATACATCTCAGGACGTTGTTATTCAGCTTCACGATGTCGCTTTCCTGTTTCAAGTTCAGAACACCAAGGGTGCCGTTTCTCCCTGGCTTCCTGCTAACATCCAAACATTTTTCAAACAGCTGGCATTCATTCTGAAATGGTGCTGAGCTTCAGACCTCCAGAGCCTACGTGTGTTGATCTGCAGATAGTGGCAAGAGGTGTACTGAGTTCCATGTTGGCCTGGAATTTGTTTTGGGGCTTTTGTCTCAGAAACAATATCAACCACGTTATTGCTGCCTATTGTGGAAAGCATTCTAGCTGTAAGCTGCTATATTTAGGTGCAAAGACAACACATACTCTTAAAAGCAGCTAAATAACTAGGATCTCCCACATCCACAGGTTCGTCTTGTTACCTAGATTTCACCAATCCTGAAGTGCGAAAATGGTATGCAGATCAATTTGCCTTCAAAACATACAAGGTGTGTATTGATTTGTTCTGATCTACATGCTCCAGAAAGCCCAAAAACGGTTAAAagagagaagataaaaaaaatggcTAAGCAAGTTGGTGGATTTTGTAGTTGTATTATCATAACATACATGAAAATATCGTGAGAAACTGAAATACCATAGAAGGATTCTCTCCATGGACTTGTCTACACTGAGAAAGCTAGACCCTGTACTCTGCCACTGAAACTGCTTACTTAATTGTAGCAGTAGGATGGACAGTGCAGGCATTTTAGCAGCCCATCATCTAACACCACTGCTGCATTACCTGTTTTTACTACCATGACAACACACAAGGAGTGAGATGGGAGTGCTGTCGTAGCTCATGGTCACATCTCCTTCACATTCCTTTCAGCACTTCGGCCCAGTGCTGAAGGTGCCTGGGTGGACGCTACCAGACACCTCCAGTTTCTCCCACCCTCCACTGAAGGTTGCTTCAACATTACTGCAAAGCTAATCACTCCCTTCACAGACCTTGCTTGGCATTTCCCCTGGTGCTTTTCCTCTACAGTTTTTCTCTTCTGgcctctgatttatttttttttttccttcatggcTATTTATTACGTCTCTTTTGGCCTTCTCTGCCTCTTCTCCCTTACCAGAAGGTGGGAACAGCAGGTGACTTCGCAACTCCGTTGAGTTTTATGAGAACTACAAAAATCAACTGGGCTTTTAGACTGCCACCCTGAACGCAAAAGCCACCaagagaaaaggggggaatgaCTGGCAGCTTTCAAGTGACCACAGTAGCATAATAACCATAccttgctttgctgctgctgttcctacTCAAACCCCAGACTGGTCTGACACCCACTATAGAGATTTAAGTCTCAGCAATGCCTGTCTTATGTCCTAACTGCAACCCTGTACTATAGGGGTCCACTAATATCCTCTTTGTGTGGAATGACATGAATGAGCCATCAGTTTTCAAAGGAGCAGAGCTAACAATGCAGAAAGATGCTGTGCACTACAAGAACTGGGAGCACCGGGAATTGCACAACCTCTATGGATTCTACCAGGTAGAGTATCTGGAGACACAGACCAGCAATTATCTGCCCTTACAGGGTATGCCTAATGTGATAAGGATTGTATTTAAACAGTAATAGGTATGCTCTAACCTCCATCAGGTTACAGAATGAAATTCTGCTGTAATAGGTATTGCCGTATTTGAAATAAACGTCTCTGTCACAAGATAGTATGACAATATCCATACATCTCTAATGTAACAATGTAATGACATTGGCTGTGACTACAcgaaattaatattttgttgttgttcaagtATATTGTAGTAGGAACGTGTTGGTTTAACAATAGCTGTTATTTGTGGGCACTCATTTCTTAATTTTCCTGACTAGGAAGGGCTAAAAAGGCAGCGTTGCAAATTTTTTAATTGGAAAGCTCATCCTCCTGACTTTTATATTCATGATTTTCAGCAAATGGCGACTGCAGAAGGACTCATCAAACGATCTTCAGGAAAGGAAAGACCATTTGTTCTCACACGATCGTTCTTTGCTGGGTCACAGAAGTATGGTAAGCAAGGACTAGCTTTCcttctggtttgttttcttgagCTTGGTATATAGTAGTTAAGTCTAGAGAGGACAGATACATATTTCTATATCTTAGAAATACTGGAATAGTGACATCCTACAAGTgcaagtgattaaaaaaatacgAGGAAGGGCTGGCAAAGCATGTGCAAGTTAAAGTCAGAATAGCAATCCTTATCCTGGGACAAAGCACTATGGTTTTTGGATATTTCAGGAGCATgcatataaaggaaaaaaaaagaagttgcaaTGAACAGCAGTTCACCAGTTTTCATGACCatccctgttttctttccttaactGCAAGCATAAGTTGAGTCATACACCTGAATTTCCTGTGTAAGCCTGAGACTGAGTAAATTTCAGGGGCAGTGTGGACTGGAGACAACACAGCAGAGTGGGGTTACTTGAAAATCTCCATTCCAATGCTTTTGACCATCAGCCTGGCAGGGATTTCATTCTGTGGAGGTAAGCTGTTTAGTTGGAGTTGCTCACTACACAAAATCTGCTAGTGCCACCAGACTTCAACACAGATAGTGAAAAGCTCAACAGCATTTCCAGTTGGATTCACAGACGATTCACAAACGATTTCAGATGCTAAAAACCTGTCTCTCACCATCACTTCTCCTCTTAGTCTTCTGTAGTGTTTGTGTCCTGGAACAACAATCTCGAGGTGATGGTCTGCAGTATCAGTGTTGCAGTCCTCTGCCACAGGGGAAGGCACTCAGCCTCCAAAAGgtcttgatatttttattaaaggatAACTTATTACCTCCATTATCTGCTCTTGATTGGACAAGCAGTAACTCAACAGCAGAACTGCAAGTACACTGAAATTCATGAATTTATATCCTTGGAATGTTTGTTAGAGGAGATCTTCGagtttttcagaataatttccaaaaatgtgtatttttatctGTCTGCGCAATATCTAGCTGATGTGGGAGGGTTCATTGGAGACCCAGAACCAGAATTGCTTGTTCGATGGTACCAGGCTGGAGCCTACCAGCCCTTCTTCAGAGGTCACTCTAACATGGAGAGCAAACGGCGAGAACCGTGGCTCTTTGGGGAGAAGAACACCCAGATCATCAGGGAAGCCATTAGAGAGCGCTACGTCCTCCTGCCATACTTATACACACTGTTCTATCGGGCACACACAGTGGCTGAACCAGTTATGAGGTAAGCACTTAAGTCAGGAGGTTTAGTGATTATCCTCAGGAAGTTACTTAGATGAAGGACTTAAATTACTGAATTACTCTCTCTTACATTTGTGATTACTTATTTAAatagtaaaaaagaaagaaaaagcacaaaaatgtctacattctgttttattcctttctgcaaGCCTTCAAATGAAGCTGGCATTGATGTGTACTGCCCACAATGTAAATAAAGCCTTGAATATGTTAAATTTACTGCAGTAGGTACAGAACTAAAGAGGAAGCATGGTATTTTTCTCACAGACACAGTGGAAAATGTGTCTCATTAGCACCCACATGACCAACAAGGCTACAGTGAACAAGTGAAGGTCTGTAAGTAAGTGGGTGAGCCAGGCTTTCTTTATAAGGAAACCTGGAGAATTGCTGCAGACTGTAATTTGAATGAGCTGTTTTTCTTATACTATCTCAAACTTTAAATATATGACACCTATTGGGCACCTATTGCACTTCCCTTTTTTGAGAACAGAAGAAGTTGAACTTCTGGTGGAGGTTACCCAGTCTGTGACAGGAGACATACTGCAAAAGCAGTAGTGAGCTTCTGAGAACAGGAAGGACTAGTCAGGGACTAGCTCATCAGGTTTCAGCATTGTTGGTCAACTTTGATAGAAAGGCACATCCATCTCTCCTTTGCTAGAGGGAAGGCATCTGTAGTGCAAGTTCATAGGGaaaaaggcaggaaggaagaaagcGAGGGTTTAGGGCGCTAAACAGTGGACATATAGGAGTGCCATAGCCTGTATTGTACTGGTAAATCTCATCAGTGACTTAGAAGTGGTACTTTAAGGCACAGAAGAGGATGTTACTTTATCTTCAGTTCTTGATAGCTGTAAGGAGAGTGAAAAAAATGGAACCTAAAAATGCCAGAAGGTCTTGAACAAGGTGGTGGGAGAAGAGAAACTAACTGAATTCCACTGTCTGTCTTTCTGCAGGCCTCTCTGGGTAGAGTTTCCAGGGAAATTAGAAACTTTTGGTGTGGAAAATGAGTATATGCTAGGTAAGCAGGTGTGGGTGGGTGAGCAATACAGCCCAGCTGCATTACGGTACCATAACAGAATGAGACTGAGCAATCACGAGCTCCTCACACATGCCTTTTTTTCTCAGTACAAAGTGAACATAAGCACATGCCGGCCTCAAGCAAGCCCTTAAAATGGCTTTGGGAGGTTGACAAGGCAACACCAGaccacagtgctgctgctgtgatgaGACGCAGCTTTGAGAACCACAGCAGTCACTCATTGCCATGTTTATCTTTTACTCCAGGAAATGCTCTGTTGGTGCATCCAGTCACGGACAAAGAGGCCAAGGCAGTGAGTGTTCTGCTTCCAGGGTCAGAGGAGGTGAGGATCATACAAAGCTGCTCAGCCCACACAAGTGTTTTATATGGcaacctcccagctccccacctcaTAATTGCTGCACGCTGCCACTGTGCTGAGTGTTAGCCATCCTGTGTCACTCAGCCTTCCTTACATCTTGATACCTCACAGTAAATTTACACCTGTGCTCTTCCAAGCTCTTCTATGCACAGATCTCAGGTCTATAATTTGTATCTCCCCTCAAGGCTCACTGCTTCTCatgaaacaccaaaaaaaaaaaactcactaAATTATCAATTAATTatcaattccttttcttttctcatgtgTTTCACATAGGGTTGATCTTGTCTTTTCACATGGAAGAAGAGGGTTGTTTGAAGGAAGGTCTTAAGGAAACCAGGGGGAAgctgaagaagggaaaaattatAACAAGGAGATACAAGCTTCAGTAGCCTGGGATGTGCATAGCAGACACTGACATGTAGAGATCAGTTCCTCTCTGAAACTGAGTTATTAATCCACAGGATGGCACTGTAATCCACTTCTACACAGACCATTtgtctgcagcagctgagaggtgaaggaagagaaggaattTCAGGAAAATAGTTCCAAAGGGAAAGCTTGAGTTTCATCTCTAGAGGCAAATGAGAGGAAAGACAGAAGTAAAGGAGAATGCTAAAGACCATGCAAAGCTTTGTGACTCCACCAGTGCACCAGAAGATACTAACAATTCTTTCTTGaatttaaggagaaaaacagataaGGCTCTCCAAACatgctaagaaaaataattttatcaatATCTCTGTGGGAATTCAGTGTCTGCCATACCTAAAGTAGTTAAACCTGCTTGCAAGAGCAGTGCGTGGGAAGTTTCAGGTGTCGCTCTTTCTTGTGACTTATTAACAActtcattgttattatttactTCAAGATAAATATGCTCATTCTGGACCTCAGCATTTCTAGATCCTGCCATATATGTTGTGCtcattcttttttcatttttcttagatTTGGTATGATTTCAGAACATTTATACGAATGGAAGATCCAGGCACTCTGAAGATCCCAGTAACACTGGACAACGTATGTTAATTAAATAGTTTTCTTTATGTGCTTGCAGTAAAATTTTATATCTGAGGTTTGATACGAAATAACTTAAGTTTTCCCTGTTCTCAGTTGAAATTATACAATTAAGAGGATGTGAACCTTTCTACCCTGGCCTTGTTTTTGGCAGATTCCTGTATTCCAGCGAGGAGGCACTGTGATACCTCTTAAGACTACAGCTGGAAAATCCACTGAATGGATGATAGATGTTTCTTATGAACTCCATGTGGCCCTGGACACAGAGGTACTTGGAAGTGATATTCCCTTTACAAAGTTGTCTTTTACTGCATTTATGCTTTTTTTAGGTGCTTGTTCTCTGTTCAATGAGCATAGTGGTAACTGCATCTGGATTTCCAGTGGCTCTCCTCTACTGTTCTTTATTGTCAGGGGCCTCACACCTCCCTACCACTGTTTCCTCAGAGTAAAAGTATCAGAGTGTAGCACAGGTAAAGCATTTTTCTGACCTTTCTCAGGCCTCTGCAATTCCCTtagaagaagaaacagagaatTGGCAAGCCACAAATTTCTTGGACATATACACAGAACTTCCCACAACTGTCCTTTCTAATGAATAAAGTGACATCTGACACCCACATTAATAACATGTAGtgagactttttctttttaaatgttttattgtcTACCCCTAGAAGCTGCTGTTAATTTGGACTCTATCTGGCGTGTTTCACAGGCCCGTGCAATAGGTGAGCTCTACCTAGATGACGGACATTCATTTCAGTACCTCCACAAGAAGCAGTTCCTGTACCGGAAATTCACTTTCCACAAGAACATTTTGTCTTCCAGGTAACATCAATTGATGCAGACAAAAGCCACTCAACATACTGTCACTGGAAATGCGTTTTCCAGTTCATTATGACTGCCTTGCAAATCAGGAAATATTAGTATTATCTGTTGCTTAGTGAAGTTCCAAAAATATCACTAAATACTTGAAAGGAAACAGAACCTAAATATGCCACTGTCACACTTCTATTACTGAAATCTGCTGCTCATGCATAAATAGCACTGTGaagtgtaaaaataataaaggcatTTCATTATTCCCTCAGGATTCAGAAATATACAGTCGGTGGTCCTCAGACTACAAAATTTAACACAGAGCAAAAGTATAGATTAGATTAAATAATGTAGCCAAAAGCATGCTTCAAATTCCCATATCCCAAAGCATTCCCAAATCCCCATCTCttaaatgaaatctgaaaatcTTCAAAATTCAGGATAGAAATGAAAGATTGTTGCTAAACTACTATAAAATCTAAGAGTTGccaaaataaagtaatttaaatgaATGATATAACATTGTTTCCcccaaaaggaaaattttagtTTAATTTGGATATGAGGGCTTTTTTTAGAGCTttataataaatacaaatacatgaAATTATATTAGttgcaaaatgaaatttaattttgtttaagaCTGGAACATTTTacttgcaaaattaaaataaagattacatttatatttagggttttcTACTACCATTTTACAGAAATCTAGAATGTTTCTGGGTGTCAAAGCTGCAGCTTTTGCCACAAAACTTCTCAAACTTTGTTTTCCCCTTCTAACTTTGTGAAATCTGCCGTGCAGTCAAAAAATAGCTGATAATGGGAgaaaaattttactttttttcaggATAAATGTAAATAGAGGAATGGAAACCTGTTTAGGGAACTTTCAGGATGAGACTaacacagtattttttcagtgtGATACTGAACTTCTACTGATGGACAGAAActatattaaataattttcttcttttcagctgCATGTGCGAAAGTGGACAATACCACACCACATGTGTAGTTGAACGGGTGGTATTTCTGGGAGTTGGACAACAACCCACTTCTGTATCAGTCTGTTCCAAGGGTAATGCATTGACTTTCATTTTACTACAATTATTCAAAATACTGTTATACCGCTGCCATTCATTAGAGGTGACAAACTGACAGCTCTGCAAAGAAACTGCTATAGCACAGGGAACATCTTTGTTTATGTACTGCTGCTTGGGTAGCAAGGACAGAATATAGTTAAATTATCCATTAGCTAATCACTACTAATATTACATGCAGACCTGAAGAACACTTGTTTTGTAAGGCAGTGAATGTACCAGTAGATGTGCTGCAGAATTACCAAGTTCTGATAGTTGTACTACACAGAATACGACCAAAAATAGCATTTTGATTGAAAAACCAGTCAGTCAGTCCAGGTACAGATAAGATCTATAAACCTGCATAATAGTCAAAACCAGGAAATTTGCAGACAAAGAACAAATTACTTTTCTCTTCACTTTGTTTATTCAAAAGCTCTTGGACATCTTTAATTTATGGGGATCTCTAGAAGTTGTGAGGGATCCTACATGTATAGACAGCAGC is part of the Anas platyrhynchos isolate ZD024472 breed Pekin duck chromosome 5, IASCAAS_PekinDuck_T2T, whole genome shotgun sequence genome and harbors:
- the GANC gene encoding neutral alpha-glucosidase C isoform X2; this encodes MEAAVPGEASVQDEAVDKSNFKECNQIAFYRRQKLLRPGKSLYRALLDSVTLSDENVKFQIIHEENKVLLQVEIYEIEGNIFRIKINEAAPLRARYEVPDVLIKEPTTQRLSVSQKEAGILVLTSVNKDYTLQVTANPFQVELHSKGETVLSMNSNGLLYFEHLQPPPSDRKSTAENEEAASDSSKEKQEDLGLWQEKFGSFLDFKAHGPSSVGVDFSLHGFDHVYGIPQHAESLLLKNTSDGDAYRLYNLDIFGHKIHEKIGIYGSVPLLLAHKPNTTSGIFWLNSSETLVDINTKAVAEHKQSGSAADTAKQRAVPLTDVRWMSESGIIDVFLLMGPTAFDIFKQFAQLTGTQALPPLFSLGYHQCRWNYEDEQDVKAVDAGFDEHDIPYDVIWLDIEHTDGKRYFTWDKKKFQNPKRMQELLRKKKRKLVVIVDPHIKVDPMYALYSQGKDKGYFVKDRNGQDFEGICWPGSSCYLDFTNPEVRKWYADQFAFKTYKGSTNILFVWNDMNEPSVFKGAELTMQKDAVHYKNWEHRELHNLYGFYQQMATAEGLIKRSSGKERPFVLTRSFFAGSQKYGAVWTGDNTAEWGYLKISIPMLLTISLAGISFCGADVGGFIGDPEPELLVRWYQAGAYQPFFRGHSNMESKRREPWLFGEKNTQIIREAIRERYVLLPYLYTLFYRAHTVAEPVMRPLWVEFPGKLETFGVENEYMLGNALLVHPVTDKEAKAVSVLLPGSEEIWYDFRTFIRMEDPGTLKIPVTLDNIPVFQRGGTVIPLKTTAGKSTEWMIDVSYELHVALDTEARAIGELYLDDGHSFQYLHKKQFLYRKFTFHKNILSSSCMCESGQYHTTCVVERVVFLGVGQQPTSVSVCSKVLFTSGRESELETGRSHA
- the GANC gene encoding neutral alpha-glucosidase C isoform X1 — its product is MEAAVPGEASVQDEAVDKSNFKECNQIAFYRRQKLLRPGKSLYRALLDSVTLSDENVKFQIIHEENKVLLQVEIYEIEGNIFRIKINEAAPLRARYEVPDVLIKEPTTQRLSVSQKEAGILVLTSVNKDYTLQVTANPFQVELHSKGETVLSMNSNGLLYFEHLQPPPSDRKSTAENEEAASDSSKEKQEDLGLWQEKFGSFLDFKAHGPSSVGVDFSLHGFDHVYGIPQHAESLLLKNTSDGDAYRLYNLDIFGHKIHEKIGIYGSVPLLLAHKPNTTSGIFWLNSSETLVDINTKAVAEHKQSGSAADTAKQRAVPLTDVRWMSESGIIDVFLLMGPTAFDIFKQFAQLTGTQALPPLFSLGYHQCRWNYEDEQDVKAVDAGFDEHDIPYDVIWLDIEHTDGKRYFTWDKKKFQNPKRMQELLRKKKRKLVVIVDPHIKVDPMYALYSQGKDKGYFVKDRNGQDFEGICWPGSSCYLDFTNPEVRKWYADQFAFKTYKGSTNILFVWNDMNEPSVFKGAELTMQKDAVHYKNWEHRELHNLYGFYQQMATAEGLIKRSSGKERPFVLTRSFFAGSQKYGAVWTGDNTAEWGYLKISIPMLLTISLAGISFCGADVGGFIGDPEPELLVRWYQAGAYQPFFRGHSNMESKRREPWLFGEKNTQIIREAIRERYVLLPYLYTLFYRAHTVAEPVMRPLWVEFPGKLETFGVENEYMLGNALLVHPVTDKEAKAVSVLLPGSEEIWYDFRTFIRMEDPGTLKIPVTLDNIPVFQRGGTVIPLKTTAGKSTEWMIDVSYELHVALDTEARAIGELYLDDGHSFQYLHKKQFLYRKFTFHKNILSSSCMCESGQYHTTCVVERVVFLGVGQQPTSVSVCSKDGKEKEVVFTYDTKTSVLMLENLALSIDADWKICVK